The following is a genomic window from Elusimicrobiaceae bacterium.
CGCGTTCGAATCGGCTTGCGCGGCGGTGTATCTGCATGGCGAGTGCGGAACGCTTGCCCGCCGCGAGATGACCGAATATTGCCTGCTGGCGGGCGAGCTGGCGGACTGGCTGCCCAAGGCGATACGCAAAACGCTGGTTGGCGAGTGACGCTGTTGTTTTAAGAGGGTGGCCTGCTGAAATATGCGGGCCGCCTCTTTTTATAAATTCCGCACAAGAAACCCACACGAAATTGCGCTTAACTCTCAATTTTGATTAACTCGTAAATCATTCCAACGTCCGACAGACCGCAATCACGCGGAGGAATGAAGCGCGCAGGCCCGCCCGCGGCAGCCGGTATGGGCGGCGGAAAACCTTTCACGGCGTAAGCCGGGGGGCAGTGACGGTAAAATTTTATTTTTTCTTTTCGCGCCGGGGCGGGATGTATTTTTTGTCAGGGTCCACGGGCGCGGCGAAGCGGCTGTTCCAGCTTGTGTCAAACATATCCTCCATCACCGAGGCGACCTCCGCGCCGGCAAGAATGATTGCGGCGTTGCGCGCCTGATAGAAATAGCTGCGTTCCCAGTTTGACGTGCTGATGAAGGAAATTTTTCCGTCTGCCGTGAAGTATTTGCAGTGTTCCACGCGCGCGAATTCCACGAACTCTTTTGAATACTGGCTTATCGCGGAAACTTTTACGCTGATGTTGGGCGTTTTGGCAAGCGTTTTGATTCTGGCGGCGGCATCGCCCGACATTGTCCAGTCCGCCACGATCAGCCGGATTTTCACGCCGCGCCCGGCGGCTCCCGCGAGCGCGTCGGTAAGCTCGGTCCACTGTTCTTTAGTTCCGTACGTTCTGGTTTTGAATGACATGACCTGGATTTTAATGTATTTTTCCGCTTTGTTTATGCCGTTGAGCAGTTCCGTGATTTCGCAATCCAGACCGTTCGGGTTAAGGCTTTGCGGGCCGAATGCGGGATAGACCTCGATTTGCTCGTCCGAGCCGGGCCAGACGAACCGGACCGGGTGAGCCCGGTTCACAGGATTTTTCGCCGCAGGCAGCCGTGAAGGAACGGCCGGGTTCTGTGCCAGCTGCCAGTCGAGGTTGAACACGTCCGTGAAATTGGCGGCTATTTCGGGAATTCTCAGCCGTACGCCCACTTCGTGGATCTGCTCCAGCGAGCGCCAGTCGAAGTTCTGGCTGCCGGCATACAGTTCTTTGCCGTCCACGACAAAATACTTGGCGTGCATTACGCCGCCGTTTATTTTATTGTAATCCACCGTGCGCAGCTGTATGCCCGGCACTTTTTTCAGCTCGTCGGGCGTGTCGGGCATTTTCCTGTAAAACACCGAGTCAACAAGTATCCGCACCTTCACGCCGCGCGCCGCGGCTGCTTTAAGCGCCGAGATGACGGTTTCCATGGCTGTGCCGGGCCGGCTGATTATATAGAACACGCCGATATCAATGCTGTCCTGCGCGGAATTGATCATTTCCAGCCACACCTGCGGCGCGCGCGCGGTCAGCGCCGACCCGTAATCGGTTTCCAGCGGCACGCTTTCTGTGATGACGGCGGCTGAGGTGAACAGGCTTTTATCGCCGTCCGCCCGCGCGGTTCGGGCCGCGCACAGGACCAGCGCGGCGGACAGCAGGATTATCAGTTTTTTCATAGGCGGTTTTTACCTGACGGGCTGACCCGGCGAAAATAATATTATATCCTTTACATGATGATAGATTTTACGGGTGGAAAACGCAAGGCCGAAGCGGACATCCTGTCCGGTATTTACCGGGCTGCGGCCAAAGGCAGAAAGCGGGAGGTGCTGCTGGGGCCGGGCGACGACTGCGCGGTTATTCGCGCGCTGAAGGAGCCGCTCGTCATTACCGTGGACGAAATGTGCGAGGGCACTCATTTTATCAACCCGCTCGCGCATCCCGCGCGCATCGCGGCGAAGCTGGTTGCCATGAACGTGAGCGATCTGGCGGCCATGGGCGCGGTGTCTCCGGTGTTCGCGCTTTGCACGCTGGCCATGCCCAGGGGCACGCCGGGCGCGTGGACGGGCCGGTTTACCGGCGCGCTCATCCGAGAATGCGCGCGCTATGAAATGCAGCTTGCGGGCGGCAATCTCGCCCGTGCTGAAAAATTCCATTTTTCCCTTATAGCCGCCGGCGCGCTGAACGCGCCGGCGGTGCGGCGTACTGGCGCCCGGCCCGGAGATCTCATATGCGCGGTCGGCCGCGCCGGCGACGCGCACGCCGGGCTCGATATCCTTTTGGGCAAAACGCCCGTCCGCGGGTTTGCTTCCCTGTATGATTATTTCTGGCGGCCGCAGCCGCAGCTTGAGGCGGGCCGGCTAATCGGTCTGCACGGGCTTGCGACCGCCATGATGGATAATTCGGACGGGCTGTACAGCAGCGTCCGCACGCTGGCGCGCGACA
Proteins encoded in this region:
- a CDS encoding phospholipase D-like domain-containing protein, coding for MKKLIILLSAALVLCAARTARADGDKSLFTSAAVITESVPLETDYGSALTARAPQVWLEMINSAQDSIDIGVFYIISRPGTAMETVISALKAAAARGVKVRILVDSVFYRKMPDTPDELKKVPGIQLRTVDYNKINGGVMHAKYFVVDGKELYAGSQNFDWRSLEQIHEVGVRLRIPEIAANFTDVFNLDWQLAQNPAVPSRLPAAKNPVNRAHPVRFVWPGSDEQIEVYPAFGPQSLNPNGLDCEITELLNGINKAEKYIKIQVMSFKTRTYGTKEQWTELTDALAGAAGRGVKIRLIVADWTMSGDAAARIKTLAKTPNISVKVSAISQYSKEFVEFARVEHCKYFTADGKISFISTSNWERSYFYQARNAAIILAGAEVASVMEDMFDTSWNSRFAAPVDPDKKYIPPRREKKK
- the thiL gene encoding thiamine-phosphate kinase translates to MMIDFTGGKRKAEADILSGIYRAAAKGRKREVLLGPGDDCAVIRALKEPLVITVDEMCEGTHFINPLAHPARIAAKLVAMNVSDLAAMGAVSPVFALCTLAMPRGTPGAWTGRFTGALIRECARYEMQLAGGNLARAEKFHFSLIAAGALNAPAVRRTGARPGDLICAVGRAGDAHAGLDILLGKTPVRGFASLYDYFWRPQPQLEAGRLIGLHGLATAMMDNSDGLYSSVRTLARDSGCGAAIKLPESAGSPVLKRYCRLYNKEWRQYALYGGEDYGLVFTVPPARLKQLRRLLPGAYPIGVMTRGKRILCDIVEEEGFEHF